The stretch of DNA GTCTTTCTCTGTTGAACCTTTTTGTATACCATCAACAATTGTTATTGGGTATGTGTTTCTTTATCAAGATAATTCATGTTCTATGCTTCCAGCGTCCACTTATTTGTACATGTTCATGGCTTTGTTCTTTAAGTGTTACAAGGTCTTGTTATGTCATGTGCCTTCTGCATATCAAGATTAATCTTAAATATTATAAGATTTGAAGAGTAATCCACTTGATACTACACTTATGACAACAAAATTCTTGATACTTGTATTAaaactatgtatttttttctatttagtcTCTTCTCTGATAAGTTTTTGAAACAATATGCAGCTCACTTTCAGAATTTGCTGTTCTTGGATTTGAATTGGGTTACTCAATGGAAAACCCCAACTCCTTGATAATATGGGAAGCACAATTTGGAGATTTTGCTAATGGGGCTCATGTGATATTTGACAATTTCTTGGCTTCTGGTGAATCTAAGTGGCTCCGTCAGACTGGGCTAGTTGTGTTGCTTCCTCATGGTTATGATGGCCAGGGCCCTGAACATTCAAGTGCAAGATTGGAACGCTTTCTTCAGGTTCTCTTGTGAATTGATGTTATAATTTCTTGAAATTgctttttacctttttttttaactttccGGTTGAATCAGTTTGAAATTTGTATAAATAGTAaatgttaaattaatttttttgcatTTAGTTAGTGGTCAAATAACATATTCTCTCTAATTCCATGGCAGATGGCTGATGACAATCCTTATATTATCCCTGAGATGGATCCAACTCTTCGGAAACAGATTCAGGAGTGTAATTTGCAGATTGTGAATGTCACAACTCCTGCCAACTTTTTCCATGTTCTAAGGAGGCAGGTCGGTACAATTAATGGGTTTTATGttggttttttaattaatgttcCTTATTTATTATCTtatccttttgtttttgttcttgcAGATACATAGAGAATTCCGAAAACCTCTCATTGTAATGTCCCCTAAGAACCTGCTTCGCAGCAAGGCTTGCAGATCCAATCTATCAGAGTTTGATGATGTCCAAGGGCACCCAGGTTTTGACAAACAGGGAACCAGATTTAAGCGACTCATAAAAGATCGACATGACCACTCCAATCTTGAGGAGGGTATTAGACGTTTAGTACTATGCTCTGGAAAGGTGTGTGGTGTCCATATTAGAACCAGCTGTCTtcatattaatttgtttttatgttatttcatcTTTTGGATATTATAACAATGTTTTTGAACTATATATCTAATCCCTCAGTTTAATATACCGCTAGAGTTTCAACATTTTCCAAGTATGCTGTTTCtgactattaaaaccaactttCTCCTGCAGGTTTACTATGAACTTGATGATCACCGATCTAAGGTTGATGCATCAGATGTTGCAATATGTAGGGTGGAACAGCTTTGTCCTTTCCCATATGATCTTGTCCAACGAGAGCTTAAACGATATCCAAGTATGTATTTCTAGTTTTTGAAGATAACCAAGTATGTGTAATTTTTAGATGTTGTCAAGATTTGTTCATCTTTTGCTGTTAAGCAGGACTGACTAGGAAGATAATTGTCTAATGTTATTTGCCAAGAGTTTGTGTTATTTGAATAGAGACACCGCATGTGACACCATTATCTCTATCTCTTGCTTTATATCTTCTAGTTCTACAACTTACACATATTTCGAAAATACACAAAAACCAAAGATATTAAGATTCTTGATGTggaaataacatttttctatttGCAAATCTGTTTTTCATtccatttcttattttcaatcaagtgttataatttttttaaccgCATGGCTATTTATCTTACATtttgtttctgttttgtttcttataGATGCAGAGGTTGTCTGGTGTCAAGAAGAGCCAATGAACATGGGTGGATACACTTACGTTTTACCCAGACTTGTATCTTCCCTGAAAGCTGTAGGTAGGGGTGGTTTTGATGATGTCAAATATGTTGGCCGTGCTCCATCTGCCGCAACAGCCACTGGTTTCCTCAAAGTTCACCAGAAAGAGCAAGCTGAGATTGCCGAGAAAGCCCTTCAACGCGAGCCAGTCAACTTCCCATATTAAAAGGCTTTACAAATGCATCCTTTTTGGGGATTATATAGTTCACTTGATTTGTTTACATTTACATAAAGAAATAATTAGTAGCCGGAAGgtggattaaatatatttgctCGAGTTTTGACCTTTCTCATGCAAATCTGAGAAGTTCATGCATACTCTTGCTGAgatagtttttgttttgttgctgAGAGGTAAACACGGAAAGGCGTGTGAACCGATGATGTTTTcacatttttgttttcattatactatatatatgtaataattTTGAAATGCACAAGTGTTTATTCAGTAAATCATTTTTCCCTCAAGATTGAATTATTCTGTTACCAATTTCTACAAACTGTTGTGGACCAAATAATTATGATCAAGAGATGAAAGTTTGATGGGAAGTTTCGTTTGATTTGTTGGTTCATTCATTTTTGCAAGTCACAACAAAGGGCTTAGTCAACTCAATTCCAATAACAGACAAATTGGAAACGAAGCTTCGAACAAGGCACACAAAATTTACCATAAATACAAAACAGGCTACTTTTGtttctttctcttttgttcttttcttcTTCGCATCTAAAGTGTACTTGGTTCATAATATCAATGAAAAActaattattttattctattaacatttatttatttattgtgtcTCATCTAATTACTCCATTAATTACAATCAATTATCTTCAACACTACTCATAATTTAAAAACTCCAATCCcttataaaatgatattttttattgttattcttAAAAGttcaaatcatttttataagatcCAGTTGGCTTATTTAGTAGTAATTCTTATTATAAAAGTATAAAAGTCAATTggctttttaaattcattagaTATATAGatcaaatcatttttttttcctcatgaACTTACATTTCAtgcttataacttatcatttttcaCTTAAATTTTACTCATTGTGTTACCTTTTTATAAATCAAAAGTATCACACTGTATCACACTGTcacactatattttttttttcaatcttttTCTGATTGTAGTTGCGGGATAGTATCACAGTCCTTTCTACTAAGTCCAGCGTTAATCACCACTACCACATGATCAACTAACAATTGCTATTTGTGTCACACTATattgattaaataaatatattcttttatatcaatactccctccgatccttaatataaaagaaattttgctttttatatttattgagaatttaatatatttggttcatattatattatagagtaaatatattagattattaattaatctataaaaaaataaagtctatcttatattattataataattacatgatgtattaattttatcaaacattttaaattcaataagtAACTTATTTATAAACTACTATGATATCTTATAAATTTATGAAAGAAGTGAAGAAACAGAAAGAGAAAGTGAAGTTGAGTTATtgcaaaaaagaaagaaaaggaaagtgAGTTTGAAAAGAATTGAGAAGTTGATCGATGAAGTAATGCATCAGAAGAAATCGGAAATTCAGATCGGAAAAGAAAGCACCGGAATCTCTTCCGATTTCAACCCTAAATTCAATTCCAATTCAATTCATCACAAACAACAAAATCACTCAAATCCTCCAATTCATAATCATAATCCTAAAATCAACAAACTCAAACATTCCAAATCAAACTATTTCCCCCAATTTCCCAAACCTTCTTATTTACACTCCATCTCCCTCGCTGCACTCCGCCGTCTCCGCCACCGTCTCCGTCTCATCCTCCTCTTATCACTCCCTTTCTTCTACTTTCTCCTTTCTCCTCCTACTCACTCCTTCATCTTCAACTTCCTCTCCGCTTTCGCTTTCTCCGCCGCacttttcttctctctctcgcTCAAGTTCAAATTCAAGTTCAAATCAACTCCCTCGCTTCCTATAGTTTTGACAGTCCAGCGGTGGCAGAGGAGgaggagagaaagaaaagaagccAGTACAGTGGTGGTTTTGGAAGTTAGAGTTTATTCGAACGGTGACGTATATGAAGGTGAAATGAAAGGAGGGAAATGTAATGGGAGTGGTGTTTATTACTATAATATGAGTGGAAGATATGAAGGTGATTGGATTGATGGTAAATATGATGGGTTTGGTGTTGAGATTTGGTCTAAAGGAAGTAGATATAAGGGTATGTATAGAGATGGTTTCAGAAATGGTTTTGGTGTTTATAGATTTTATACTGCTGATGTTTATGCTGGTCAGTGGTTTAATGGACAGTGTCATGGTTCTGGTATTCATACTTCTGATGATGGTGGTAGATTTGTTGGTCAGTTTAAATGGGGTGTTAAACATGGTCTTGGTCACTATCATTTTAGGTATATTATGTGCTTTCATTTAATTACATTTATTTGTTGTGTAGTTTTCGTAGTTTTGTCTGAATCGATGGTTGGAATTTGGCTTCTATGTTTTGCTGATATGAGTAGTTGGCTCTAATATTAGGTGGAATAGGTTTGGGTTTCACATGATAGGTTTTAAGGATTAATGAAGTAGGAAAAGATAAGCATATGATGAACTCAGGGAATCATACATGAGACCGGGTTACTGAATAAGACATGTTAATCTGTCTCTGATTATTCTTTGGATTGTAATTGGattttgttaagaagtcccacatctgATGTGAGTTGGCCTGTACATGAGTTTATTAGTAAGAgacaatcttcaccttacaagctgcttttgtagggttgagttaggcccaactcccaattctaagagGTTTTTAGGTTTCTCCGATTCCTAGCTTACCGATGGGTTTTGACACTTGTTTATGActgataaattttatttgataagaATATAGTAGGATTCTGTGTATGCTTTTAATGAGTAGTGGTGGTTACTCCTATTATGCATAATGCATGCATCCTTTtgatttttatcaaatataggTTGCCTTTCTTGTAAGGAATTGCAATTAGTGCATTATTGTTGAACTGATTTATTAGGCATTTTGTGTCACCTTTTTAATCTCTCACACTAATAATAGTATAACATTAATTTTGTGGGAAGtgactattttcatttttcatatatttagaAATGGAGATACATATGCCGGTGAATATTGTGCAGACAAGATGCACGGATTTGGGGTATATTGTTTTGCAAATGGTCATCGTTATGAAGGAACCTGGCATGAGGGGAAAAGACAAGGTCTTGGGATGTATACGTTTAGAAATGGAGAAACCCAATCTGGTCACTGGCAAAATGGAGTCCTTGATGTTCCAAGCACACAGAATGCCACATTTCCTGTTTCCCCTGTTGGTGTCAATCACTCCAGAGTACTTAATGTAGTGCAGGTACATactttgtttatttataatatttaccTCAAACtattcttaaagaaaaaagatgaaTGATTTTGAATATTCTCTTATGTGTCTGCACACTGGCTTAGAATAATCAGAATGATGTGCCAATCTTTTCTGTGTTTAACATTTGCATGAATAATTCTTATGATTTGACAGGAGTTGCTTTAATTGTCCTTTTTCGTGatttgacttggtcaaaattacTATTGGTATCTGTTGTgttttagtgtaattttttactgggaaatttaaaaataattcatataCTGGTTTCCATCTGCCTC from Trifolium pratense cultivar HEN17-A07 linkage group LG5, ARS_RC_1.1, whole genome shotgun sequence encodes:
- the LOC123885537 gene encoding phosphatidylinositol 4-phosphate 5-kinase 9-like, whose amino-acid sequence is MHQKKSEIQIGKESTGISSDFNPKFNSNSIHHKQQNHSNPPIHNHNPKINKLKHSKSNYFPQFPKPSYLHSISLAALRRLRHRLRLILLLSLPFFYFLLSPPTHSFIFNFLSAFAFSAALFFSLSLKFKFKFKSTPSLPIVLTVQRWQRRRRERKEASTVVVLEVRVYSNGDVYEGEMKGGKCNGSGVYYYNMSGRYEGDWIDGKYDGFGVEIWSKGSRYKGMYRDGFRNGFGVYRFYTADVYAGQWFNGQCHGSGIHTSDDGGRFVGQFKWGVKHGLGHYHFRNGDTYAGEYCADKMHGFGVYCFANGHRYEGTWHEGKRQGLGMYTFRNGETQSGHWQNGVLDVPSTQNATFPVSPVGVNHSRVLNVVQEARRAAEKAYDVAKVDERVNRAVSAANRAANAARAAAAKAVQNEIHLNNESIRIPIL